Below is a genomic region from Kribbella qitaiheensis.
GAGCGGATCGCCCCGGTGCTGATGCTGACCGCGTTCTCGCAGCGGGAGCTGGTCGAGCGGGCTCGCGACGCCGGCGCGATGGCGTATCTGGTGAAGCCGTTCTCGAAGGCGGATCTGCTGCCGGCGATCGAGATCGCGGCGTCGCGGTACGTCGAGCTGGCGGAGCTGGAGCGCGAGGTCGCCGATCTGGCCGAGCGGCTGGAGACCCGCAAGCTGGTGGACCGGGCGAAGTCGGTGCTGCAGACCAAGTTCGGGCTGTCCGAGCCGGACTCGTTCCGCTGGATCCAGAAGACCGCGATGGACAAGCGCGTCTCGATGCGTCAGGTCGCCGAACTCGTCGTCGACGAGGCCGGCACGGCCTGACCCGACCACAGCCGGCCGGTACGGCGGGTGGAATCGGCGGCAGGGAAATGGCAGGTGGGGGCTTCAGACTGTTGTTGAACGCGTACGCGGCGCGTTCAGCGAGCAGTGGAGGAGAGCTGTGGTCGAGACCCGCCCCATCGACAGGCACCAGATCGACAGGCCGTCGCAGCGAGGGTCCGCGAGGCCCCAGGCGGATCGACGCCCCGAGGCCGACCCAGGCGTTCGGAGGGCCGCGTCGAAGCGGCGCTGGGAGCAGTCGTACGGCGGTGAGCGGTCGGACAGCCACCGCTGGCTCCGCTTCCGGTGACCCCACCCACCGAAGCCCGGGGCTACTGCGGTGGGGTTGGCGGGTTGGTGAAGAAGTCTTCGAGTAGGCCGTCGTCGGCGGAGGAACGGTTGGCAAAGAGAGCCTTGGCTCGTTGCGAAGCCGATTCGGCTTCCTCGGTCCGGCCAAGTGCCGCGAGGGCCTTGGCCAGTTGCCGCTGCGCTGCGGCCTCGCCGTAGTCGTTCTGCAGGCGCCTGGTGATGGCCAGCACTTGGCCGATCACCGGCTCGGCTTCCTCCGGCCGGCCCATCCGCAACAAGAACTCGGTCCTCACCAGCAAAGCGACCCACTCGTCCTCGCGGTTGCCGACCTCCCGGCAACACAGGACCCCCTCGCTGAGCATCGCCAGCGCCTCGTCGTACCGGCCTCGTTGACCGTAAGTACGCCCGAGCGCCACCAAGGTGAGGCACCGACCAGAAGCGTCGTTCTCAGCGCGGCGGATCGGCAGCGCGCGTTCCAAGTAATCTTCCGCTCGAAGATAGTCGTGCGCCTCGAAGTAAGCCTCGCCCAGATTGTGCAGCGCCATCCCGAGCCAGATCGCCGGTCCGCTCTCGGCCAGTACCTCGAGGCTGAGTTCGTAGTTCTCGATCGCCTCCGGCAGCCGGCCCGCTCGTTGATAGAGCCAGCCGAGATTGTGCAGGGCCCGGCTTTCAGCGACAGGGTCACCAGTCGCCCGGCGCAGTACGAGCGAGCGCTGGAGGTTCTTCTCGGCCTCGACCAGCCGCCCGGCCCGCCAGTCGCAGGCCGACAGGCTCGCCAGAATGCCGGATTCCGCCAGCCCGTCACCCAGCTGATTGGCCGTCTCCGCGGCGAGCGTGGTCAGTGTCTCCGCCTCGTGCCAGCGGCCGCGCTTCTGCAGGATGTTCGCCAGCATCGGCACCAGGCGGATCAGGGATCCACCGAGAAGCCCCGGTAGGTCGGCGCCCTGCCCGGCCAGAGCGAGGATGTTCGGCAATTCCGCATCCAGCCAGTCGACCGCGTCGGCCGGTGAGTCCAGGGCCAGCACCCGGACCTCGATGCCGTCGACGTTGAAGCGGTTGCCGCTGATCACCCGGCTCACCTCGGCGATCGCGGCCAGATACCACTCATGAGCACGCCGTACTGCGGTGTCGCGATCCTCCTGACTGTCGAACTGGCGAGCCAGGTCGCGGCTGTACAACCGCAGCAGGTCATGCATCCGGTATCGACCGGCGCTACCGGTGGACTCGACCAGGTGCAGATCGCGCAGTTGCCCGAGGATCGCCTCGGCCTCGTCGACAGGTGCCGAGAGCAACGCAGCGACCACCGGCGGCGTGAGCTCGGGAACCTGGAGCAAACCGATCAGCCGGAAGGCCCTCGCCGCATCGGGGTGCGCGGTGCCGTCCTGCTCGACGAGCTCGGCATAACTGACATCAAAGGAAGATCGCACCGACATGTCGTCGACCTCCAGATCCCGCCAATGGCCGGCCCGCAAGCGCCGGGCGAGGGTCGAGATCGCGAGGTCGGGGCTGCCTGCCAATCGGGCTCCCACGATGCGGAGGGCCAGCGGGCTGTATCCACACCAGCGGGCGACCTCCGCCGCGGCGTCGGACTCGGCCAGCACTCGGTCGCTGCCGGCGAGCAACACCAGCAACTCGATGGCCTGGGCGGTGTCCAGCGGTATGGCTGCGATGTGGACAGCGGGCAGTGTTGTCAGTTGCTGCCGACTAGTAATCAGTACTGCGCACGACGAGCTGGCCGGGAGCAGCGGCATCAACTGCTTGATCCCGGCAGCGTTGTCGAGCAGAAGCAGCATCCGACGACCGGCCAGCTCGGTCCGGAACCGAGCGGCGAGCTCGCCTTCGTCGGTCGGCAGATCTGCTTCCGGCGCCCTCGCACGGAGGAACCGGCCGAGCACGTCCGCCGTCGTGAGCGGCTCCAGCCCCGGACTCGAGCCCTGAAGGTCCACATAAAGCTGCCCATCGGGGAACCGGTCGGTGACCGCGTGGGCAGCACGGATCGCGAGGGTGGACTTGCCGATGCCGCCAGGTCCATGGAGAGCAACCACCACGGGCGCCTGCCGGGGGGCCGCTGCGGTTGTCCAGGGCCGCTACCAGCATTTCGAGCTCGGCAGTCCGGCCCGCGAAGGTGACGATGTCCGGCGGCAACTGCCGCGGAACCGGCTCACTCTCAACACTGGGCGGCGCAGTACCGGAAGCATGGGACTCCGCGATGATCGCGGCCTGCAGCTCACGCAGTCGCGGCCCCGGCGCGACGCCGAGCTCGTCGTCCATCACCTGCCGGACCTGTTGGAAGGCCGCCAGCGCCTCCGCCGGCCGGCCGGCCGCATGCAGCGCCTCGATCAGCTGCAGCCAGTACGCCTCCCGCAACGGGTGCTCGTGGGTCAGCGCGCGCAACTCGGCGATCACGCCCGGATACCGGCCGAGCAGCAGCTCCACCTCGATCCGGCGCTCGATCACCTGCAGGCGTTGCTCATGCAGCCGCGGTACTTCGCTGAGCTGGAGCCACTGCGACGGGATGTCCGCGAGCGCGGCACCTCGCCACAGAGCAAGCGCCTCGGCCAGGGACCGGGCCTCCGATGCGAGGTCGCCCTGCTCGCGACCCCGCCGTACGAGGTCGTCGAACCGGTGGACGTCGATCGCCTCCGCCGCCACCTCGATCAGATAGCCGTCCGGAGCGGTCTGGATCAGGTCGGCGCCACCGGCATCCCCGAGTGTCTGACGAAGTCGCATCACGTACTGGTGAACGGTTGCCCGCGCAGTACCGACCGGTTCGTCGCCCCACAGTCGATCGATCAATTCATCGATGGAAACGGGCCGGGCCGGCTGCAACAGCAGAGCCGCCAGAATCACCCGGAGCTTGCCCGCGCGCAGTGGGATCAGCCCGGCCGGAGCGCGTACTTCGAGCGGCCCGAGCAGTCCGAAGCGCAACTGTGCTGTCATCCGCCTGTCCAACCGTGGAGAGCCCGCGAGCCAGCATCCTATGCGACCGGCCAGGCGGCGAGATTTCCGACAGAGGGTGACCAAGCTGCCGGGATCGTCAGGTCGTCCGACGTCTTCGGTGGCGGACAGTGTCGCCGGGGTCGCTCCCGATCACCGTCGGTTCGGCGTCCAGCCACAACAGGGCGAAACGATACTTACCAGGGTAACGACCTCACAACACACGCTGCGTGACGTTCGCTTGTTGAGCATCAAGCGGTCTAGCCTGCGGGTGCTCGCGGCAAACGCGGGGGTCCGGACCTTTCCCGGACCATCCAGACATGGGAGGAACAGTGCAGCAGCGTTCCGTAGTACGGGTCGGCGCGTCGCTGATCGTTGCGTCGTTGGCTCTGACTGCTTGCGGTTCACGCAGCAACAACGACAACGGCGGCAGCACGGGTTCGACCACCAAGACCGCCAAGATCGGTGTGATCGCACCCTTGTCGGGCGACCTGTCCGCACTTGGGCTGGGTATCCAGCACTCGGTGGAACTGGCCGTCAAGCAGGCCAACGACTCGAACGCGATCCCGGGCTGGAAGCTCGAGGTCGACGCCAAGGACGACGAGGGCAAGACGGACCCGGGCAAGAACGCCGCGACCTCGCTCGCCGGCGACCCCGCTGTCATCGGCGTGGTCGGCACGCTGAACACCAGCGTCGCCCAGCAGGTCCAGCCGGTCCTCGCGCCGAAGAACATCGTCCAGGTCTCGCCGGCCAACACCGGCCCCGGCCTGACCCAGGGCGCCCAGTGGCAGAGCGACCCCAAGCGGCCGTACGCGACGTACTTCCGTACCTGCACCACGGACGCGGTCCAGGGCCCGTTCGCGGCCCGGTACCTGTACGAGACCGCGAAGATCACCAAGGTCGCCACGATCCACGACAAGAAGGCCTACGGCCAGGGTCTGGTCGGCACCTTCACCGAGGAGTTCAAGAAGCTCGGCGGTCAGGTCGTCTCGGCCCAGACCATCAACCCGGACGACGCGAACTTCCAGGCCGTCGTCTCGGCGATCAAGCCGTCGGCGCCGCAGGCGCTGTACTACGGTGGCGAGTACCCGAAGGCCGGTCCGCTCTCGCAGCAGATGAAGGCCGCCGGCCTGAACATCCCGCTGATGGGTGGAGACGGCATCTTCGACCCGAAGTACATCCAGCTCGGTGGCAAGACCAGCGACGGTGACCTGGCGACCTCGGTCGGCGCACCGGTCGAGGCGCTGGATTCGGCCAAGAAGTTCGTCGCCGACTACAACGCGGCGGGCTACAAGGAGCCCTACGCGGCGTACGGCGGCTACTCCTTCGACGCGGCGAACTCGATCATCAACGCGCTGAAGGTCTCGCTGAAGGACGCCAAGGATGTCGAGTCCGCGCGTAAGGCGACGGTCGACGCGATGGCTTCGGTGTCGTTCGACGGTGTCACCGGCAAGGTCGCGTTCGACCAGTACGGCGACACGACGTCCAAGGTGCTGACGGTCTACAAGGTCGCCGCCGGCAAGTGGGCGACGGTGGAGACCAAGGACTTCGCCACCAAGTAGTCGACCGCGTGAAACCGGGGGTGGGACACCGTCCCACCCCCGGTGTCATGTCAGAACTGAGGTAGTTGGGAGGTCGACGTGGACCAGTTCTTCCAGCAGCTCGTGAACGGGCTGACCCTGGGATCGCTGTACGCCCTGATCGCCGTCGGGTACACCGTCGTCTACGGCATCGTGCAGCTCATCAACTTCGCCCATGGCGAGGTTTTCATGATCGGTGCGTTCGGCGCACTGAGTACTTATCTTTTGTTCTTCGACGGTCATACCTCGGTCTGGATCCTGCCGGTGATGATCGTCGGTGCGATGGCCGCGTCCGTCGGGACCGCGGTGCTGATGGAACGTGTCGCGTATCGTCCCCTGCGGAACGCGCCACGCCTCGCACCGCTGATCACCGCGATCGGTATCTCGGTGTTCCTGCAGGAGTTCATCCGGCTCCTGTACGACCGCCCGGGCTGGGCGGTGCTCGCGATGGCCGGGCTCACGCTGTTCGCCGCCTACCTGCTCGGCGCGCGGTTCACCAAGGTGCCGCTCGATCACCCGATCACCAAGTGGCGCGACCGCGCTCCGTTGCTGGCGGCAACTGTATTCGCGCTGGCGGTCTGGGCGCTGCTCCGGCTGGCCGAGCGGGACCTGTCGATCGTGATCACGCTGGCGGCGATCGTCGGTGGCCTGATCGTCGGTACTGCGGCCGGGTTGCTGTTCGCTGTCGGGGTGACCGGTACGGACCGGGCCAAGGCGCTGCTGCAGCCGATCGCGGTGGTGGCAGTCGCCACCGGCGTACTGATGGAGCTCGGCTGGCTGATCTTCAAGGAGATCATCGCCAAGGTCGAGTGGCCGAGCGCCAAGCAGCTCATTCCGTTCCCGCAGATCGATGTGGTGACCGGGAAGGCGATCGAGATCGGCAACGTCACCATCCAGCGGTCCGCCGTCTTCACGATTTTCGCGCTGGCGGTCTGTGCGGCGCTGCTCTGGTTCTTCATCAACCGGACCAGGCTTGGCCGCGGTATGCAGGCGGTCTCGCAGGATCCTGACACCGCCCGCCTGATGGGTATCAACGTCGACCGCATCATCGTGGTCGCCTTCGCGCTCGGTGCCGTTCTGGCCGCGATCGCGGGTGTCTCGCAAGGGCTGCAGAACAACAACATCGACTTCCGGATGGGCTTCCTGGCCGGTCTGAAGGCGTTCACCGCGGCCGTGCTCGGTGGTATCGGCAACATCCAGGGCGCCGTCGTCGGTGGCCTGGTGCTTGGTGTCGTCGAGGCGATGGCCACGCAGTACGTTCCGGGGCAGTTCGGCGGTGGTTCCTGGAAGGACGTCTGGGCCTTCGTCCTGCTGATCCTGGTGCTGGTCTTCAGGCCGCAGGGTCTGCTCGGAGCAAGGGTGGTGGACCGCGCATGAGCGCCACACAGACGACGGAGCCGCAGACGGCGAAATCGAACCGCGCGGCCTGGCCGCTGGCGATCGCCGGCGTACTGCTGGTGATCGTCGGTTCGTTCCTGTCCTGGAGCTACGACCGCAGCATTCTCGGTGACCTGTCGATCGTCGGTAACCCCGGTGGTCTGCAGCGACTGACCATCATCGGCGCCGTACTGGCGTTGATCCTGCTGCTGGCGATCAAGGGTCCGCTGACCAGCCGGCTCGGCCATTGGCTGGACGCGACGCTCGGTCTGCGGGCGTTCGGCATCGGCCTGACGCTCTACATGGTGCTGGTCGTGGTTGCCATCGGCAAAGAGTCCGACGGCCTGATCAACGTCGACCCGGGCGCGTACATCAGCCTGGTCGGCTCGATCCTGCTGCTGGTCGGTTCGCGGCTGCTGCCGCTGCGCCAGCTGAAGGACCTGAGCAAGGCGAGGCTGGCGGGCTGGGCCGAGATCCTGGCCATCGCGGTGACGATGGCGGCGATCTTGTTCGGCGCCGCCTACGCGCTCGGACTGACCGACGCGTGGTCGTTCGTGCTCTGCCTGGTCTTCTTCGCGCTGGTCGTCATCGTGATGTTCCGTACCGGCACGCTGAGCTGGTTCGGCCACGTCGCGCAGCGGCACAAGAAGGTGCTCACGCTGGCCGCGTTCGCGGTCGCGTTCTTCTTCCCGTTCACCCAGAACGGGTCGGACGCGAACATGTCGATCGCGACCCAGGTGCTGATCTTCGCGGCGACCGCGATGGGCCTGAACATCGTGGTCGGCCTGGCCGGTCTGCTCGACCTCGGTTACATCGCCTTCCTCGGGTCCGGCGCGTACGTCGCCGCGATGCTGTCCGAGTCGGCGTTCGCGACCATCGACTGGCACCCGCCGTTCCCGATCGTCGTACTGCTCGGTGCCTGCGTGGCGGCCACCCTTGGTCTCATCATCGGTTCGCCGACGCTGCGGGTCTCGGGTGACTACCTGGCCATCGTGACGCTGGGCTTCGGTGAGATCTTCCGGCTGACGATGTTCAACCTGGACGGCACCAACGGTCCGCTGCTGACCAACGGCCCGAACGGTATTCCCGGCATCCCCGAGCTGCAGATCGGCGGGTTCAACTTCGGTGACCCGCACACTGTGGCCGGTATCGAGCTGGGTCGCTTCACGAACTACTACTTCCTGCTGCTGATCCTGATCGCCTTCGTCATCCTGGTCTTCGCCCGGCTGAACGACAGCCGGATCGGCCGCGGCTGGGTGGCGATCCGTGAGGACGAGAAGGCCGCCGAGGCGATGGGTGTCAACGTCTTCGGACTGAAGATCCTCGCCTTCGCGATCGGCGCGTTCCTGGCCGGTCTGGCCGGCACCATCAAGGCGCACCAGGACGTTGCCGTCAGCCCCGACCAGTACGTCTTCCTGGAGTCGGCGTTCCTGCTGGCCGCGATCGTGCTCGGCGGTATGGGCACCATCGCCGGTGTGTTGCTGGGAGCAACGATCCTGAAGCTGCTGCCGGAGAAGCTGCGGTTCTTCTCGGAGTACCGGCTGTTGATGTTCGGTCTGCTGCTGGTGCTGATGATGCGGTTCCGGCCCGAGGGACTGGTCGCGAGTAGACGCAGGCAGCTGGAGTTCCACGAAGCGGACGAAGCGCTCGCCGTGGCGATCGGCAGCGAACTGGTGGAGGAGGCGAAATGACGGTCACGGATGCGGCGGCAAGCCCGGCGCGCGCGATCGGCCAGCCGGTGCTGGAGGCCTCCGGGGTGACCATGCGGTTCGGCGGTCTGCTGGCGGTCAACGACGTCAACCTGACCGTCCGCGAGGGCGAGATCGTCGGTCTGATCGGCCCGAACGGAGCCGGCAAGACGACGTTCTTCAACTGCCTTACCGGCCTCTACAAACCCACCAGCGGCCAGGTGCAGTTCGCCGGCAAGCCGTTGGCGCCGAAGCCGCGGGCGGTGGTTCGGGCCGGGATGGCGCGGACGTTCCAGAACATCCGCCTGTTCGCCAACATGACGGCGCTGGAGAACGTGATGGTCGGGCGCTACTGCCGGACCAGTTCGGGTGCGCTCACCTCGGTCCTGCGTGGTCCGAAGTTCCGGCGCGAGGAGACTGCCACCAGGGCGCGGGCCCAGGAGCTGCTCGAGTTCGTCGGGCTCGGCAAGTCGGGCGAGTACCTGGCCCGCAACATGCCGTACGGCGACCAGCGTCGGCTCGAGATCGCCCGGGCGCTGGCCACCGACCCGAAGCTCATCCTGCTGGACGAGCCGACGGCCGGGATGAACCCGCAGGAGACCAGGCAGGCCAGCGACCTGATCTTCAAGATCAGGGACTCCGGCCTGTCGGTGGTCGTGATCGAGCACGACATGCGGTTCATCTTCAACCTCTGCGACCGGGTGCTCTGCCTGGTCCGTGGCGAGGCCCTGATCGAGGGCACGCCGGGGGAGGTCCAGTCGGATCCGCGGGTGATCGAGGCCTACATCGGCACCGGTGAGGACGACGACGAGGACGAGGTGGACGTCGCCGAGGCCCGGGTCCAGGACACTACTGTCAGCGAGCAGGAGGGGCAGTCATGACCGCGATGCTCGAGGTCCGCGACCTGGAAGTTGCCTACGGCAAGATCGTCGCGGTGAAGAAGATCAGCTTCTCCGTCGAGCAGGGCCAGGTGGTCTCGCTGATCGGCACGAACGGTGCCGGTAAGACGACCACGCTGCGGACGATCTCGGGTCTGCTCCGGCCGACGCACGGCGAGATCCTGTTCCAGGGTGAGCGGATCGACCAGGTGCCGGCCCACGACATCGTCTCGATGGGGCTGGCACACTCACCCGAGGGCCGGCGGATCTTCCCCCGGCTGTCGGTGGAGGAGAACCTGCTGCTCGGTGCGTTCGCGCGCAACGACCACTCGGCGATCCGGTCCGACCTGGATTCGGCGTACGACCTGTTCCCGATCCTGGGAGAGCGCCGCAAGCAGCCGGCCGGCACCTTCTCCGGTGGTGAGCAGCAGATGCTCGCGATGGGCCGGGCGATGATGAGCAAGCCCAAGCTGATGATGCTGGACGAGCCGTCGATGGGTCTGTCGCCGATCATGATGAAGCGCATCATGTCGACGGTCACCGAACTGCAGAAGCAGGGCACGACGATCCTGCTGGTCGAGCAGAACGCCCAGGCAGCCCTGAAGCGCGCCGACTACGGCTACGTGCTGGAGGTCGGCAAGATCGTCCTGTCCGGCACCGGCCGAGACCTCCTCACCAACGACGAGGTCCGCAAGGCCTACCTCGGCGAGGACTGACCCCCCCCGCAGTA
It encodes:
- a CDS encoding ABC transporter ATP-binding protein — translated: MTAMLEVRDLEVAYGKIVAVKKISFSVEQGQVVSLIGTNGAGKTTTLRTISGLLRPTHGEILFQGERIDQVPAHDIVSMGLAHSPEGRRIFPRLSVEENLLLGAFARNDHSAIRSDLDSAYDLFPILGERRKQPAGTFSGGEQQMLAMGRAMMSKPKLMMLDEPSMGLSPIMMKRIMSTVTELQKQGTTILLVEQNAQAALKRADYGYVLEVGKIVLSGTGRDLLTNDEVRKAYLGED
- a CDS encoding tetratricopeptide repeat protein, which codes for MVVALHGPGGIGKSTLAIRAAHAVTDRFPDGQLYVDLQGSSPGLEPLTTADVLGRFLRARAPEADLPTDEGELAARFRTELAGRRMLLLLDNAAGIKQLMPLLPASSSCAVLITSRQQLTTLPAVHIAAIPLDTAQAIELLVLLAGSDRVLAESDAAAEVARWCGYSPLALRIVGARLAGSPDLAISTLARRLRAGHWRDLEVDDMSVRSSFDVSYAELVEQDGTAHPDAARAFRLIGLLQVPELTPPVVAALLSAPVDEAEAILGQLRDLHLVESTGSAGRYRMHDLLRLYSRDLARQFDSQEDRDTAVRRAHEWYLAAIAEVSRVISGNRFNVDGIEVRVLALDSPADAVDWLDAELPNILALAGQGADLPGLLGGSLIRLVPMLANILQKRGRWHEAETLTTLAAETANQLGDGLAESGILASLSACDWRAGRLVEAEKNLQRSLVLRRATGDPVAESRALHNLGWLYQRAGRLPEAIENYELSLEVLAESGPAIWLGMALHNLGEAYFEAHDYLRAEDYLERALPIRRAENDASGRCLTLVALGRTYGQRGRYDEALAMLSEGVLCCREVGNREDEWVALLVRTEFLLRMGRPEEAEPVIGQVLAITRRLQNDYGEAAAQRQLAKALAALGRTEEAESASQRAKALFANRSSADDGLLEDFFTNPPTPPQ
- a CDS encoding ABC transporter ATP-binding protein, encoding MTVTDAAASPARAIGQPVLEASGVTMRFGGLLAVNDVNLTVREGEIVGLIGPNGAGKTTFFNCLTGLYKPTSGQVQFAGKPLAPKPRAVVRAGMARTFQNIRLFANMTALENVMVGRYCRTSSGALTSVLRGPKFRREETATRARAQELLEFVGLGKSGEYLARNMPYGDQRRLEIARALATDPKLILLDEPTAGMNPQETRQASDLIFKIRDSGLSVVVIEHDMRFIFNLCDRVLCLVRGEALIEGTPGEVQSDPRVIEAYIGTGEDDDEDEVDVAEARVQDTTVSEQEGQS
- a CDS encoding branched-chain amino acid ABC transporter substrate-binding protein, with amino-acid sequence MGGTVQQRSVVRVGASLIVASLALTACGSRSNNDNGGSTGSTTKTAKIGVIAPLSGDLSALGLGIQHSVELAVKQANDSNAIPGWKLEVDAKDDEGKTDPGKNAATSLAGDPAVIGVVGTLNTSVAQQVQPVLAPKNIVQVSPANTGPGLTQGAQWQSDPKRPYATYFRTCTTDAVQGPFAARYLYETAKITKVATIHDKKAYGQGLVGTFTEEFKKLGGQVVSAQTINPDDANFQAVVSAIKPSAPQALYYGGEYPKAGPLSQQMKAAGLNIPLMGGDGIFDPKYIQLGGKTSDGDLATSVGAPVEALDSAKKFVADYNAAGYKEPYAAYGGYSFDAANSIINALKVSLKDAKDVESARKATVDAMASVSFDGVTGKVAFDQYGDTTSKVLTVYKVAAGKWATVETKDFATK
- a CDS encoding branched-chain amino acid ABC transporter permease translates to MSATQTTEPQTAKSNRAAWPLAIAGVLLVIVGSFLSWSYDRSILGDLSIVGNPGGLQRLTIIGAVLALILLLAIKGPLTSRLGHWLDATLGLRAFGIGLTLYMVLVVVAIGKESDGLINVDPGAYISLVGSILLLVGSRLLPLRQLKDLSKARLAGWAEILAIAVTMAAILFGAAYALGLTDAWSFVLCLVFFALVVIVMFRTGTLSWFGHVAQRHKKVLTLAAFAVAFFFPFTQNGSDANMSIATQVLIFAATAMGLNIVVGLAGLLDLGYIAFLGSGAYVAAMLSESAFATIDWHPPFPIVVLLGACVAATLGLIIGSPTLRVSGDYLAIVTLGFGEIFRLTMFNLDGTNGPLLTNGPNGIPGIPELQIGGFNFGDPHTVAGIELGRFTNYYFLLLILIAFVILVFARLNDSRIGRGWVAIREDEKAAEAMGVNVFGLKILAFAIGAFLAGLAGTIKAHQDVAVSPDQYVFLESAFLLAAIVLGGMGTIAGVLLGATILKLLPEKLRFFSEYRLLMFGLLLVLMMRFRPEGLVASRRRQLEFHEADEALAVAIGSELVEEAK
- a CDS encoding branched-chain amino acid ABC transporter permease, yielding MDQFFQQLVNGLTLGSLYALIAVGYTVVYGIVQLINFAHGEVFMIGAFGALSTYLLFFDGHTSVWILPVMIVGAMAASVGTAVLMERVAYRPLRNAPRLAPLITAIGISVFLQEFIRLLYDRPGWAVLAMAGLTLFAAYLLGARFTKVPLDHPITKWRDRAPLLAATVFALAVWALLRLAERDLSIVITLAAIVGGLIVGTAAGLLFAVGVTGTDRAKALLQPIAVVAVATGVLMELGWLIFKEIIAKVEWPSAKQLIPFPQIDVVTGKAIEIGNVTIQRSAVFTIFALAVCAALLWFFINRTRLGRGMQAVSQDPDTARLMGINVDRIIVVAFALGAVLAAIAGVSQGLQNNNIDFRMGFLAGLKAFTAAVLGGIGNIQGAVVGGLVLGVVEAMATQYVPGQFGGGSWKDVWAFVLLILVLVFRPQGLLGARVVDRA